A genomic segment from bacterium encodes:
- a CDS encoding winged helix-turn-helix domain-containing protein yields the protein MSPTKQLETTEQVVAAMGDVRRMRILEILTERQASVKELSEMIHESPQTTHYHTKMLERAGLIEIVEKREVRGALEKFYRAVADRFVAGDIVGKASSEFGVGLIQNFLDMLRYSAESTNGEGVSLHVLGIQCAPERIPEFQERLQELAREFQGMSGDEGKHFGLIAGVFPIPEDALASLPEHPNRILTVEGMDFAE from the coding sequence ATGAGCCCGACCAAGCAGTTGGAGACCACCGAACAGGTTGTGGCAGCCATGGGGGACGTGCGGCGGATGCGCATCCTGGAGATCCTGACCGAGCGCCAGGCGTCGGTCAAGGAACTCTCCGAGATGATCCACGAGTCACCGCAGACCACGCACTACCACACCAAGATGCTGGAGCGCGCGGGGCTGATCGAGATCGTCGAGAAGCGCGAGGTGCGCGGGGCGCTGGAGAAGTTCTACCGGGCGGTGGCCGACCGGTTTGTGGCCGGAGACATCGTGGGCAAGGCCAGTTCCGAGTTCGGTGTCGGTCTGATCCAGAACTTTCTGGACATGCTGCGGTACTCTGCGGAGAGCACCAACGGGGAAGGGGTCTCGCTACACGTGCTGGGCATCCAGTGCGCGCCGGAGCGCATTCCCGAGTTCCAGGAGCGCTTGCAGGAACTGGCCAGGGAGTTCCAGGGCATGAGCGGCGATGAGGGCAAGCACTTCGGGCTGATCGCGGGCGTCTTCCCGATCCCCGAAGACGCGCTGGCCTCGCTGCCCGAGCACCCCAACCGCATCCTGACCGTCGAAGGGATGGACTTCGCGGAGTAG